Proteins from one Ammospiza nelsoni isolate bAmmNel1 chromosome 18, bAmmNel1.pri, whole genome shotgun sequence genomic window:
- the NIPSNAP1 gene encoding protein NipSnap homolog 1 codes for MAAAGARGGSAALRRLRGGGAGAAPRGARGFSRDVEGSWFRSLFVHKVDPRKDAHSNLLSKKETSNLYKIQFHNVKPECLEAYNKLTEEVLPKLHSDPDYPCDLVGNWNTWYGEQDQAVHLWRFSGGYPALMDCMSKLRQNKEYLEFRKERSRMLLSRRNQLLLEFSFWNEPQPRQGPNIYELRTYKLKPGTMIEWGNNWARAIKYRQENQEAVGGFFSQIGELYVVHHLWAYRDLQSREETRNAAWRKRGWDENVYYTVPLIRTMESRIMIPLKISPLQ; via the exons atggcggcggcgggagcgcgcggcgggagcgcggcgctgcggcggctgcggggcgggggcgcgggcgcggccccgcggggcgCGCG GGGGTTCTCCCGGGATGTGGAGGGCAGCTGGTTCCGCTCGCTGTTCGTGCACAAGGTGGATCCCCGCAAGGACGCGCATTCCAACCTCCTGTCCAAGAAGGAGACCAGCAACCTCTACAAGATCCagt ttcACAACGTGAAGCCGGAGTGCCTGGAAGCCTACAACAAGCTGAC agaggaggtgctgcccaagctgcATTCAGACCCCGACTACCCCTGTGACCTGGTGGGCAACTGGAACACGTGGTACGGCGAGCAGGACCAGGCAG TGCACCTGTGGCGCTTCTCGGGCGGGTACCCGGCGCTCATGGACTGCATGAGCAAGCTCAGGCAGAACAAG GAGTACCTGGAGTTCCGCAAGGAGAGGAGCCGCATGCTGCTGTCCCGCAGgaaccagctgctgctggagttcAGCTTCTGGAACGAGCCCCAGCCCCGCCAGGGACCCAACATCTACGAGCTCAGGACCTACAAGCTGAAG CCAGGCACCATGATCGAGTGGGGCAACAACTG GGCTCGGGCCATCAAGTACCGCCAGGAGAACCAGGAGGCAGTCGGGGGCTTCTTCTCCCAGATCGGGGAGCTCTACGTGGTGCACCACCTCTGGG CCTACAGGGATCTGCAGTCCCGGGAGGAGACCAGGAATGCTGCTTGGAGGAAGAGGGGCTGGGATGAGAATGTTTATTACACGG TGCCGCTGATCCGGACCATGGAATCGCGGATCATGATTCCCCTGAAGATCTCCCCCCTGCAGTGA